The following proteins come from a genomic window of Gimesia chilikensis:
- a CDS encoding RNA polymerase sigma factor: MTEPDGSMKPEDHSPQPSHSQSQWHTRSSMIFDLKEFSQDRWNNFVLVYTPLLKFWIRKKNVPQSAEDDVLQDALQKIYNSIGNFERDAAKGKFRGWLRTIVERRAADYFRSLPQDQGTPQELLDGLVNRDQKDADEIDGEQQALEEVKARALELVRESTAEKTWQMFWKRTVEDIPSSEIAKEFDVTTAAVRVAKQRVLKRLRDLMVDEFNEDS, from the coding sequence GTGACTGAGCCTGACGGCAGTATGAAACCAGAAGACCATTCCCCCCAGCCATCCCACTCCCAGTCTCAATGGCACACCCGTTCCAGCATGATTTTCGACCTGAAGGAGTTTTCCCAGGATCGGTGGAATAACTTTGTGCTGGTCTACACCCCACTCCTGAAGTTCTGGATTCGAAAAAAGAATGTGCCTCAGTCAGCAGAAGACGATGTTCTTCAGGATGCCCTCCAAAAAATCTACAATAGCATTGGAAACTTCGAGCGTGATGCCGCCAAAGGCAAGTTTCGGGGCTGGCTGCGTACGATCGTGGAACGCCGGGCTGCAGACTATTTCCGATCATTGCCTCAGGATCAGGGAACACCGCAGGAACTGCTGGATGGCTTAGTCAATCGTGACCAGAAAGACGCTGATGAGATCGACGGAGAACAGCAGGCACTGGAAGAAGTCAAAGCCCGGGCGTTAGAACTGGTTCGGGAATCGACCGCCGAAAAGACCTGGCAGATGTTCTGGAAAAGAACGGTGGAGGATATTCCGAGTTCTGAAATTGCGAAAGAGTTCGATGTGACCACTGCCGCTGTGCGGGTTGCCAAACAAAGGGTGCTGAAACGACTTAGGGATTTGATGGTCGACGAATTCAACGAAGATTCTTAA
- a CDS encoding carbonic anhydrase family protein has protein sequence MNQQSPIDIRNSIYADFGDDKLKIEWNGDVHGHIHKGDHGMQVLFASDCRQYIELSGKKYHLRQFHFHHPSEHWVDGSQHTMELHVVHQNSHDGSLAVIGIFIEPGKTKDPLHSLLTQIASLSSAGTSNGPDYHVSFNPQDFLPTDWEKHYRYEGSLTTPPYSENVSWVVIKNPYEINKTKLEKIRKLFESEARFPQPLNRRYVLSTFKDDEKPKGKK, from the coding sequence ATGAACCAGCAGTCCCCTATCGATATCAGAAATTCGATTTATGCAGACTTCGGAGACGACAAATTAAAGATAGAATGGAATGGTGATGTCCATGGTCACATTCATAAAGGTGATCATGGAATGCAGGTACTTTTCGCTTCGGACTGTCGTCAATACATCGAACTATCCGGTAAGAAATATCACCTGAGACAGTTTCATTTTCATCATCCCAGTGAGCACTGGGTGGATGGAAGTCAGCATACGATGGAGTTACACGTGGTTCACCAAAATTCTCATGATGGATCACTGGCAGTTATTGGGATTTTCATCGAACCCGGCAAAACAAAAGATCCTTTGCATTCATTGCTCACACAGATCGCCTCTCTCTCCTCTGCTGGAACAAGCAACGGTCCTGATTATCATGTCTCTTTTAATCCACAGGACTTTTTGCCAACCGACTGGGAAAAGCACTACAGATATGAAGGATCGCTGACCACACCGCCCTACAGCGAAAACGTTAGTTGGGTAGTCATTAAAAATCCATATGAGATAAACAAAACCAAGCTGGAAAAAATCCGTAAGTTGTTCGAATCTGAGGCTCGTTTTCCGCAGCCACTGAATCGGAGGTATGTCTTATCCACATTCAAAGATGACGAAAAACCCAAGGGGAAGAAGTAA